ACTGGCTGAGATCAAGGAGCGCCAGGAGCTCGGCTAAATTGGGCTTCTGAATGCGTCTTATCGATGTATAAAGGCCGGTTCGCTCCTTCACCAACCGGTCCACTCCATTTCGGCTCTCTAGTCGCCGCCCTCGCAAGCTTCCTCGATGCGCGATATAACCAGGGCACGTGGCAGGTGAGACTCGATGATATCGATCCACCCCGACACGATCGATCAAGCTTCCAAACGATTCCCGATTGCCTCGAACAGCATGGCTTGTTCTGGGACAATGATCTACTTCTGCAGAGTCGCCGGAAAGAAACGCACGAGTTCTACATCAGTAAACTGCGACGTGCAGGGCGCATATTCACTTGCACCTGCACTCGCACAACGCTGGGCCCCTTAGGGCAGTGCCAATCCGATTGCCCCGAAAAGCGACATGGACAAGGAAGTATTCGGCTTCACTTGAGCGATGCCACTGAACCGGGCTTCACCGATCTTGTTCTCGGGCCCCAAATACCGACCGTGATGCCCAAAAATTTTGTTATGAAGCGCAGGGACGGGTTGATTGCCTACCAGCTTGCTACGGCTGTTGATGACATCGACGAAGGTTATACCCACATCATACGAGGCAGCGATTTACTGGACTCCACATTTCGACAAATGGCGATTCATGAGGCGCTTGGCAAATTATCGCCACGTTATGGCCATTTACCGCTCGTGACTGATTCCCTCGGTAACAAGTTAAGCAAGCAAGCTGGTGCACAGGCTGTCGATGAAACGCGCCCGGTCGCTAACTTACGATTAGCGCTCGACTTTCTAAACCAAACAAGCCCGCCCAGCGCTGCCAAATCTGTTGGTGACGTACTCAATTTTGCGACCGAACACTGGCGTCTGAATCAACTGAACCAAGGATAAATGTAACTTTTCGCCACGAACAATGTTACCTCAGTGACAAAATCCCCTAAGTTCGTGTTAGCCTCATCTCCCCGCAAGGAAATGAGACTCGCGATGCTGACTGTGCTTCTGCTGGACGATGATTCTATTAGCGCCACACATACCGCTGACGACTTAACTGCTGAAGGCTTAAAAGTTATCAAGGCGTCCCCATTCTCGGCCGTAGGGGCAATCAAGTCGGCGGAGAAAGTTGATGTCGCTATTCTCGACCCCGGTCGAAACGAAACCGGTGCAAGTCAGCTCATAAAGGATCTCTCACCCGTACCCGTGCTCATTCATGCGAAACACGCTTCGCTACGGACGGCTGTCGATCTCATGAAAGCCGGAGCAAAGGACTACTGGGCAAAGCCTGCATCCATTCGGGAAATGCTACCGGCCATCCGTCGATGTGCTGAGAGTAAAGCCGCAGTCGACACAACGCCACAAGCCGTCGAGGCCTTCGTGGGAAAGTCAAAGGGCATGCGTGCCCTCATGAGTCGGGCGAACAAAGCCGCGCAAGCGAGTTCTACGGTTTTAATCATTGGGGAGACAGGTACGGGAAAAGAGTTGGTTGCCCGTCACATACATCAATCTAGCAAGCGAACGAATAAACCCCTCATCTCTGTGAACTGTGCAGCCATCCCGGAAACGCTCATTGAGTCAGAGTTATTCGGTTACGAAAAAGGGGCTTTCACCGGCGCTAACGCCCAGCGTGTTGGCCTCATTGAAGCGGCGGACGGCGGCACCCTTTTTCTCGATGAAATTGGTGAATTGCCGGCCTCAGCCCAAGCACG
The Candidatus Paraluminiphilus aquimaris genome window above contains:
- the gluQRS gene encoding tRNA glutamyl-Q(34) synthetase GluQRS gives rise to the protein MYKGRFAPSPTGPLHFGSLVAALASFLDARYNQGTWQVRLDDIDPPRHDRSSFQTIPDCLEQHGLFWDNDLLLQSRRKETHEFYISKLRRAGRIFTCTCTRTTLGPLGQCQSDCPEKRHGQGSIRLHLSDATEPGFTDLVLGPQIPTVMPKNFVMKRRDGLIAYQLATAVDDIDEGYTHIIRGSDLLDSTFRQMAIHEALGKLSPRYGHLPLVTDSLGNKLSKQAGAQAVDETRPVANLRLALDFLNQTSPPSAAKSVGDVLNFATEHWRLNQLNQG
- a CDS encoding sigma-54-dependent transcriptional regulator, whose product is MLTVLLLDDDSISATHTADDLTAEGLKVIKASPFSAVGAIKSAEKVDVAILDPGRNETGASQLIKDLSPVPVLIHAKHASLRTAVDLMKAGAKDYWAKPASIREMLPAIRRCAESKAAVDTTPQAVEAFVGKSKGMRALMSRANKAAQASSTVLIIGETGTGKELVARHIHQSSKRTNKPLISVNCAAIPETLIESELFGYEKGAFTGANAQRVGLIEAADGGTLFLDEIGELPASAQARLLRFIQEGEIRRIGSVESSSVNVRLICATHRNLIELENTDAFRRDLFHRINVLRLELPPLRERGDDIQGLTNWLIRRVASRLEYAEKSLSDEARSALNAHDWPGNVRELEHTIERALVMSEGEEISLEDLSLPITSKRNSAMSAAGIQPVPVITPDTSHTPHEPGAEELSLEDYFQRFVLENQDAMNETELAQKLGISRKCLWERRQRFDLPRKRKRGAA